The sequence GCGGCGAGACACAACCCCGCGAAGGAGACACAGAGATGGCCGACGATCGTTTCCATGTGTACGACACGACGCTCCGCGACGGCGCCCAGCAGGAGGGGCTGAACCTCACCGTCGCCGACAAGCTGGCCATCGCACGTCACCTGGACGGCCTCGGCGTCGGCTTCATCGAGGGCGGCTGGCCGGGCGCCAACCCCAAGGACACCGAGTTCTTCCGGCGGGCTCGGACCGAGCTCGACCTGAAGCACGCGCAGCTCGCCGCGTTCGGCGCGACCCGCCGGGCGGGCGTGAAGGCCGCCGACGACCCGCTGGTGGCCGCGCTGCGCGAATCCGGCGCGCCGATCGTGACGCTCGTGGCCAAGAGCCACGACCGCCACGTGGAACTGGCCCTCCGCACGACGCTGGAGGAGAACCTCGCGATGATCCGCGACACGGTCTCCCACCTGACGGCGGAGGGCCAGCGCGTCTTCCTCGACGCCGAGCACTTCTTCGACGGCTACCGCTCCAATCCCGCGTACGCGCTGGAGGTGCTGCGGACGGCCGCGGAGGCCGGGGCGTCGGTGGTCGCGCTGTGCGACACCAACGGCGGCATGCTGCCCGACGAGCTGGCCGACGTGGTGCACGAGGCGGCCGGCACCGGAGCCCGCATCGGCATCCACTGCCACGACGACACCGGCTGCGCGGTCGCCAACACGCTGGCCGCGGTGAAGGCCGGCGCCACGCACGTGCAGGGCTGCGCCAACGGCTACGGCGAGCGCTCCGGCAACGCCAACCTGTTCACCGTCGTGGCGAACCTCCAGCTCAAGCGGGGATTCGACCTCGTGCCGCCGCAGTCGCTGCGCGACATGACCCGCATCGCCCACGCGATCACCGAGGTCACCAACGTCACGCCGAACTCGCACCAGCCGTACGTCGGCACGTCGGCCTTCGCCCACAAGGCGGGCCTGCACGCGTCGGCGATCAAGGTGGACCCGAACCTCTATCAGCACATCGACCCCGCCGAGGTCGGCAACGACATGCGGATGCTGGTCTCCGACATGGCGGGCCGCGCCTCGGTCGAGCTGAAGGGCCGCGAGCTGGGCTACGAGCTCAGCGGGGAGCAGTCCAGGCGGCTGGTCGAGCGGGTCAAGGATCTGGAGGCCAAGGGGCACACGTTCGAGGCGGCCGACGCGTCGTTCGAGCTGCTGCTGCGCGACACGGTCGACGGCGAGCTCCGGCGCTACTTCACGGTCGAGTCGTGGCGGGTCATCGTCGAGCGCCGGCCCGGCGGCGACGTGGTCAGCGAGGCGACCGTCAAGCTCCACGCGAAGGGTGAGCGGATCATCGCGACCGGCGAGGGGAACGGCCCGGTCAACGCGCTCGACCGGGCGGTGCGGCTGGCGCTGGAGAAGCTCTACCCCGAGCTCGCCGGGGTCGAGCTGATCGACTTCAAGGTCCGCATCCTGGAGGGCACCCACGGCACGGACGCGGTGACCCGGGTGCTGATCACCTCCAGCGACGCGACCGGGGAGTGGGCCACCGTCGGGGTGGGCGAGAACGTCATAGAGGCGTCCTGGCAGGCGCTGGAGCAGGCGGTCACGTACGGCCTGCTGCGGGCCGGCCACAGCGCCTGACCTGCGATCGGGCCTGCCCTCCCGAGTGGCATGAGTGGTGCTCACGTTCCGCAGGTGAATGCTGTGGTTTTAGTGACATTTTGTCTAGTTGGTGCTTAGATAGGCAAAGCTCTGAGGCGGTCATCGCCACGATCGGCGACCCCGGCCGCGGTTCCAGCCTCAGCGCCAATGCTCTGGCTCGACGGAGGGTGACGGCAAGAAGCATCTGTGCACGCAACCCCTGTAGGCCCGCGGCGTCCGCGCCCGTCCTCTGATCTGTCCATCGGAGGCGGCCGGGGTCGCGGGAGCCGAGCCACGTCTGTCACTATGACCAGCCGCGTGACTGCCCCGAGTATGGAAACTTTCGGGTGGCAGTCATCCCCCTCGCTGGTGCACCCGATATGGGAGGGTCTGTGAACACCTCGTCCTATTACGACCAAATCGGCGGCGCACCGGTCGTGCGCGACGTCGTCGACCGCTTCTACGTCCGCGTGCTCGGCGACGACGATCTCAAGCCGTACTTCGCCGGTGTCGACATGCCCAGGCTGAAGCGGCACATGGTCGTGCTGCTGTGCTCGGTCCTCGGCGGCCCGGAGCCGTACGAGGGTCGTGACCTGGGCGAGGCCCACGCCGGCATGGGCATCACGTCCGAGCACTACGACAAGGTGGGCGAGCACCTCTTCGCGGTGCTGCAGGAGAGCGGCGTCGGCGAGGACATCCTGCGCGACGTCGGCCTCGTCCTCGGCAAGGTGAAGTCGTCCATCGTCGCCGAGCCCGCGGAAACGGCCGACTGAGTGGATACGCAGGCTCTCAAGGACAGCTGGCACCTCGTCGCCCGTTCGGGTGACCAGGTGCCGCTGTACTTCTACTCGGTTCTCTTCCTGATGAACCCGGACGTGCGTGACATGTTCCCGGTGTCGATGGCGCGGCAGCGCGACAAGCTCGTGACCGCGCTCGGGCAGGTCGTCAGCAACGTCGACCGGGTGGAGGAAGTCGTCCCGTTCCTCCAGCAGCTCGGCCGCGACCACCGCAAGTTCGGGGTCACCGCCACGCACTACCCCGCCGTCGGACAGGCGCTGCTCTCCACGCTGGAGCACTTCCTGGGCGACCGGTGGACCCCTCAGCTCGCGCACGACTGGACGCAGGCGTACAACCTGGTCGCCCAGGTGATGGTGGACGCCGCCAACGACGCGTCGAAGGTCTCCCCGCCCTGGTGGGAAGCGGAGATCGTCAGCCACGAGATGCGCACCCTCGGCATCGCCGTCATCCGCGCCCGGCTGAACTACCAGTACCCCTTCCGGCCGGGCCAGTCGGCGTCGATCTCCTACGCCGTGCGCCCGCGTATCTGGCGGTTCTACTCGTTCGCCAACGCGCCGCGCCAGGACAACACCATCGACCTGCACGTACGCATGGTCGACGGCGGCGTGCTCAGCTCCGCGCTCGTGATGGGCGCGCGGCGGGGCGAGATGCTGCGCGTGGGCGCCGCGATCGGGGAACGGCTGACGCTCTCCCCGGACGTCCAGGGCGACCTGCTCATGATCGCGGGCGGCACCGGCCTCGCGCCGATGAAGGCGCTGGTGGAGCAGATCGCCTACGAGGGCCCGACGCGCAGGGTGGACCTCGTCATCGGCGCCCGGACCTCCAGGGAGTTGTACGACTACGAGTCGCTTGCCAAGATGGCCGCCGAGCACCCCTGGCTGAACGTCGTGCCGGTCGTCTCCCACGATCCCTTCTTCCGGGGCGCCCGCGGTTACGCCGTGGACGTCGCGCTGCAGGGATGGCGTGGCCAGCATGTCTTCGTCTGCGGATCCGAGGAGATGGTCCAGGCCACGGTCGGACGACTGCTTGACGCCGGTGTGCCTACCGAGCAGATCCACTTCGACGAGTTCACGAGCGACAGAGGTCGGGAGTCATGACGGCAGAGATGCCCTGGGGAAGCCCGGCGGCCGAGCGCCAGCCCCTCACCCCGGATCGGGTCCGCAAGCAGGAGTTCACGCGCACCTCGCTCGGGCGTCGCGGCTACAGCGAGGACGAGGTGCGCGCGTTCCTCTACCGCGTCGCCGAGGACATGGCGGCCAGCGACAAGGAGAAGGCGGACCTGCGGGCGTACATCGACCGCATGAAGCAGTGGTACAAGGAGCACGGCCTCAACCCGGAGCAGTCCGCCGCTCCGCAGACCCTCAGCGTCGACGCCATCAACATCCTGTCCCGCGCGCAGCAGACCGCCGACGCCCAGATCGCCGAGGCCGAGGACTACGCGCGGCGGATCGTGGGCCAGGCCCGCCAGCAGTACGAGGAGCTGCTGCTGGAGGCGCAGCGGCAGGCGGAGGAGGCCGCCAACCAGGCGGTCGGCGCCTACCGTGCCGCCGGGAACGGGCTGCAGAGCGCCGAGGCCGAGGAGCTGGAGCGCAGGATCGCCTACCTGCGCACGTTCGCGGACGTCACCCAGGTGCAGTTGCGCGCGGTGCTGGAGGGACTCGCGCACGAGGTCGACAAGCTCGGCCACGTGCCCGACCAGGCCAAGCAGCTGGCGGGCGGCTCCCCGTCGCCGTCGGTGTACGGGTAGCCGCCCGCCGGTCTCCTGTCGGGGGAGGAGGCCAGGTCGTGAGCTACGACAGCGTGCCGGAGGAGCTCGCGCGCAGCGTGACCGATCCGGCCGGGGTGTGGACGATCAGCGTGCGTCCTGAACAGCTGACCTCCGGCCGGTCGGTTCCCGGAACCACCACGGTCAGCAACGACTTCGCCACGGGTGAGACGATCGCCGGGGCCGGCTCCTTGCGCATGTAGCCCGGCGAGACCCAGCCCTGGTAGGGCGAGGTCTGCCCGCTCACCACCCGCTGGCCGCCGACGGCCTTGCAGGACGGCATCGCCAGCTGGACGATCGACGCCTTCCATCCGCCGTCGGCCACCACGATCCGCCCGCCCGAGTTGGAGACGACCTTCAGCCCGGGGGCGAGGTGCCACAGGTTGCGGAGCTTCCCGCCGCCGCTGTCGAGCACCGCCATCACGTCCTCGTGATGGTTGACCAGCACCGACCGCTTGCGCTGCACGCCGTACGCCCTGTCGGTGAAGGTGAACGACTGCCGGTCCCCGCGCACGGATTCGCCCACCAGCGCGGTGGGAGTGTGCCCGCGGAACTTCCTGCCCACGATCACCGGCACGTTGTGGGCCTCCGGGCTCAGCGTCCACCGCCGGTACGGCGTGTTCTCGTAGGAGTGGAAGCCCGCCTCGGTGAGGATCGAGCGGCCCTGGGCGTAGTAGGTGACGCCCATGTGGTCCTCGTGGCCGTGGAACTTCAGCGCGGGCCCGAAGCGGATCGAGTAGTAGGCCGACTTGGGGTCGTCCCAGGCCGTGCGGCCGAAGACGTACCCCGCGTCGAAGACCTGCACGGTCGACTTGGCGTGGTCGAAGGCGGCCGGCTGGACGTCGGCGGGCCCGTCGCCGATCGGCACCATGTAGCCGTTGGGCTGGGTGGCGGCGCTGATGTGGCGCGGCAGGCTCTCCCAGCGGGTGGCCAGCGCCGCCGGGACCTTCATCCCGCAGTCCTTGATCGTGTCGACCGCCACCCTGAGCCGGTCGTGCACGTAGATGGCGTAGCGCGGCGCCTGCTCGCGCAGCGCGCCCTGCCCGTCGATGTCGAGCTTCATCGACTTGACCATGCGGCTCACCGCGAGGTTCTTCCACTTCGGGTTCCCGTAGCGGCAGCCGATGCGCAGCAGGCCGATGTCCTGGTCGAGCCCGTGGTTGTGGCCGAGCTCGTAATTCTCGGGGTCCGACAGCAGTTTGGCGTGCAGGGCCAGGCTGTTCTTCAGCCAGCCGGCCTTCACGTACCTGCTCAGGCAGACCAGTGCCGGGGCGCGCAGCGCGATCGGGTGCTCGGCCCAGGCGTACCTGCTGGTCGTGCGCCCGCCGTACGGGTTGTCGGCGACCCAGTCCTTGGCGATCTCCTCGGCCCGGCTGAGGTAGTCCTTCTCGCCGGTCGACTCGTAGTCGGCCACGAGCCGGCCCATCCACCGCAGCGACTGGAACACCATCTGCCAGGACCTGTTCCTGTACGGGTCCATGCGCCAGTCGACGTTCTTGCCCACCGTGACCGCGGGGAGGCCGAGGAAGGACAGCTTGCCGCTCATGACGTCGCCGGAGGTGGGGGTCGCGGGCAGCCAGTCCCCCTGGCACTCCGGCGTGCGGTGCGGAGCCCGCGCCTGGGCGGGCGCGGCCACGGCGAGCGCGGTCAGCGCGGTCAGCGGGAGGGCCGCGGACAGGGAGAGGGCTGAGAGGCGGCGGAGCACGCCGATTCCTTCCGAGATCGAATTGGGGCGGCTCATGCTGTCCGAATTCTGACGATCTGGTCAAGTCGCTCTGGTCACAACTACACAACTGCTTACAAATGGTGTGCCGTGTCCGGTCAGGCGCGGGCGGGCGCGGTGCTCTCCCAGATGCTCGGACGGGGGAGCGGGACTCCGGCCGCCACCGCGTCGATCCACTCGCCGGTGGTGGTCACCGCGGCGAAGTTCGACTGCATGACGACCAGGACGTTCTCGTGCACCTGCCGCGCGGACAGTGCTCCGGCGGCGTTCGCCAGCGGCACGGTCCCGGTGGCGTCGGACAGGAACTCGACCGCGAAGCCGAGATGGAAGGCGTCCCTGGCGGTCGACTCGTCGCAGTTCTGGGTCATGTAGCCCGCGATCGCGACCGTGTCGATCCCGTCGAGCCTCCCGGCCAGGCCGGTCTCGTGGAAGGCCGACGCCTTGGTCTTGTCCACCAGGTGGGCGTACGGCCGGGCCGCGACCTCCTCGCGCAGTTCCCGGCCGTGCGAGCCCTCCGCGAACAGCGGTGAGGCGGCGGGGGCGGTGTGCCGCACCACGATGACCGGGATGCCGTGGCGCTCCGCGGCGTCCATCGCCCGCAGGATCGCCGCCAGGCTCTCCTCCCGGGGCGGATGGGCGATGGGCAGGTTGCCGGTGAAGTACTCGTTCTGGACGTCGATGACGATCAGTGCTCGGTTCATGGATCCGAGGGTGGCGTGGCCGGCCGTACGGGGGTGAGAGCGGCTTCAGCCATCCACCGAGGGATTCCGGCCGAACGACTGGCGGTAGGCGGCGGGGGAGAGGCCGACCAGCCGCCGGAAGTGCGGGCGCAGCGCGACCGCGGAGGCGAAGCCGCAGCGCCGGGCGACCTGCTCGACCGGCAGGTCGCTCGTCTCCAGCAGTCGCTGCGCCCGCAGCACCCGCTGGTGCAGCAGCCAGCGGGCCGGGGAGGTGCCCGTGGCCTCCCGGAACCGCCGGTCGAACGTGCGGCGGCTCATGAGCGCGCGGGCCGCCAGCGCGTCCGCGCCGAGCGGCCGGTCGAGGTGGCGCACCGCCCAGTCCAGTGTCGCGCCCAGCGGGTCGCCCGCGACGTGGTCCGGCACGGGATGCTCCACGAACTGGGCCTGGCCGCCCGCCCGGTGAGGCGCGACGACCATCCGGCGGGCGATCGCGGCCGCGGCGTCCGCGCCGAACTCCCTGCGCACCAGGTGCAGGCACAGGTCGATGCCGCCCGCGCTGCCCGCGCTGGTGAGGATCCTGCCCTCGTCCACGTAGAGGTCGTCCGCGCGCACCGACACGTCCGGGTGGAGGCGGGCGAGCAGCCCGGCGTACGCCCAGTGGGTGCTCGCGGTCCGGTTCCCCAGCAGCCCCGCGCCGGCCAGCACGAACGTGCCCAGGCACAGCCCCGCGACGATCGCGCCGCGCTCGTACGCGGCCCGCAGCGCGTCCAGGGCGGGAGCGGGCGGCGGCTCGTCCGGCGGACGGCGGTAGGTCGGCACGATCACCAGGTCGGATTCCGCCACCGCGTCCAGCCCGTGCGGCGTCGCCAGGCGCACCCCGGCGTTCGTCCGCACCTCGGAGCCGCCGTCCCCGCCGATCACCCGTACGTCGAAGGACGGCAGCCCGGGCCGCTCCTCCCCGAAGACCGAGATCGGCACGGCGGACTCGAACATCGGGGTCCGGTCGAACAGCACGACCGCCACCCGGTGGAACGTCATGGGCGGAATGCTATTGCGCGGCAGGGCGGAGCCCGTCCGTGGCCTGAATCCTGCGGGAAGTGGCCGTGCGGCCGCTCGCGTCCCACCGGCCCGCCCTGCCAGTCTGGGGCCATGCCGGCTCCGATTCCCGAGACGTTCCCGCAGACCACCGCCGCGGCGGCCGCGCTGGCCGTCGCCACCAGGTTCTGCTCGCCCGCGCTGCTCAACCACTCGATCAGGTCGTACCTGTGGGGCGCCGGGTACGCCGGGGCGCACGGGATCGGCTTCGACGACGAGCTGTACTACGTGTCCTCCCTGCTTCACGACCTCGGCCTGACCGAGACCTTCGACAGCCACGAGGTGCCGGTCGAGGACGCGGGAGGACGCCTCGCCTGGGTCTTCTGCACCGCGGCCGGCTGGTCACCGGACAGATGCGCGCGGGCCGAGAAGATCATCGTGGTCCACATGCGCGATCCGGTCACCGCGGCCGAGGACCCCGAGTCGCACCTGCTGCAGGTGGCCACGTCGTGGGACGTGTCGGGGCGGCGGCCCGAGGAGTTCTCCGCGGACGACCGGGCCGCCGTGCTCGCCCGTTTCCCCCGGCTCGGCTTCGGTCAGGAGTTCCTCGCCGCCTTCGAGGAGCAGGCGCGGCGCAAGCCGGGCTGCGCCGCCGCCCACTCCGTCGCCGGCGGCATCGGCGGCCGGATCGCCGCGCACCCGCTCGACGCCTGACCCGGGCCGCCTCGATCCCGCACGGTCGCCGACCGGGCGCCGGGCCGGGCCGGCGGGGCGGCCCGGCGAGGCGACGCCTGCTCAGTCCTGCTTGGGCCCGGTGCTCTCCACGACCTCGAACGACCACAGCTCGGAGTCGGTCGCGGCCGGGCCCTGCCCGTGCCCATGACCCTGCCCATGACCCTGCCCGTGCCCGTGGCCCTGTGCGCCCGCCTCGGCGGCGGCCTGCGCGTGCCCCGACTGGAACGCCCGGCTCTCCTGCCAGCGCCGGAAGTCCTCCTCGCTGCGCCACCGCGTGTAGACGAGGTAGCGGTCGCTGCCCTCCACCGGCCGCAACAGCTCGAACCACTCGAACCCGTCGGCCGACTCGACCATCCCGGCCCGGTTGGCGAACCGCTTCTCCAGTTCGCGCCGCATCTCCTCGGGCACCGTCAGCACGTTGATCTTCACGACCGAAGGCACATCGACTCCCGTACGCTCGACTTCAGCTGATACCTGACCACCTTAAGTACGCCACCCTGGGATACCCCACTAGGCTCGTGACGTGCGTATCGCGAGGTTCTCGATGGGCGACCAGGTCGCCTTCGGCGTGGTGGAAGACGGCGGGCAGGTCATCGCCCGGATCGGCGGGCACCCCTTCCACGGGGTGGAGTTCACCGGTGAGCGGTTCCCGGTGGCCGAGGTCCGCCTGGTCGCCCCCATGTTGCCCAGCAAGATCATCGCTATCGGAAAGAACTACGCCGACCACGCCAGGGAGATGGGCGGCGAGCCCCCGGCGGAGCCGGTCGTGTTCCTCAAGCCCAACACCACCGTGATCGGTCCCTCGGAGGCGATCGCGTACCCGGCGAAGCTGTCGGAGCGGGTCGACTACGAAGGCGAGCTGGCCGTGGTGATCGGCCGGCTGTGCCGTGACGTCCCCGCCGAACGCGCGGGCGACGTCATCTTCGGCTACACCTGCGCCAACGACGTCACCGCGCGTGACCTGCAGGCCAGGGACGGCCAGTGGACCAGGGCCAAGGGCTTCGACACGTTCTGCCCGCTCGGTCCCTGGATCGAGACCGAGCTCGACCCGGCCGACCTGGCGATCACCACCACGCTCAACGGCGAGGTCAGGCAGAGCGCCCGCACCTCCCTCCTGCTGCACGACATCCCCGCGCTCGTCGCGTACGTGAGCGCGGTCATGACCCTGCTGCCCGGAGACGTCATCCTGACCGGCACGCCCGCCGGGGTGGGCCCGATGTCCGTGGGCGACGAGGTCGGCGTCTCCATCGAAGGAATCGGAACTCTCACTAACCGGGTGATCTCACGTGACTAGGGTGCGCTTCGCCCCTTCGCCCACCGGCATGTTCCACGTCGGCGGCGCCCGTTCGGCGCTGTTCAACTGGGCGATCGCCGAGCAGTCCGGCGGCACGTTCGTGCTGCGCATCGAGGACACGGACGCGGCACGCAACCGGCCCGAGTGGACCGAGGGCATCATCTCGGCCCTCGCCTGGATCGGCATCAACGGCGGCTCGCCGCGCTTCGAGGGGCCGTACTTCCAGTCCGCCTACGAGCAGCAGCACCGCGAGGCCGCGGCCAAGCTGCTCAAGGACGGCAAGGCCTACCACTGCACCTGCACGCGCGACGACGTGAAGGCCAGAACCGGCTCCGAGCACCAGGGCTACGACGGCCACTGCCGCGACCTCGGCCTGACCGAGGGCGCCGTGCGGTTCCGTACGCCCGACGAGGGTGTGACGGTCGTGGACGACAAGGTCCGCGGGCGGGTGGAGTTCCCCAACTCGGCGATGGAGGACTTCGTCATCGTCCGCGGGGACGGCTCGCCGCTGTTCATCCTCGCCAACGTCGTCGACGACATGGAGATGCGGATCGACCACGTGGTCCGCGCCGAGGAGCACCTGTCCAACACGCCCAAGCAGCAGCTCCTGTGGAAGGCGCTCGGGGCGGAGCCGCCGGTCTGGGCGCACGTGCCCGTGATCGTCAACGAGAAGCGGCAGAAGCTGTCCAAGCGCCGCGACAAGGTCGCCCTGGAGTCGTACCGCGACGAGGGCTATCTCGCCGAGGCGATGGTCAACTACCTCATGCTGCTCGGCTGGGGGCCCGGCGACGACCGGGAGATCATGCCGTGGTCGGAGATGATGCCGCTGTTCCGGCTCGAGGACGTGAACCAGGCGCCGGCCTTCTTCGACGAGAAGAAGCTGCGGGCCTTC comes from Microbispora sp. ZYX-F-249 and encodes:
- a CDS encoding cysteine hydrolase family protein encodes the protein MNRALIVIDVQNEYFTGNLPIAHPPREESLAAILRAMDAAERHGIPVIVVRHTAPAASPLFAEGSHGRELREEVAARPYAHLVDKTKASAFHETGLAGRLDGIDTVAIAGYMTQNCDESTARDAFHLGFAVEFLSDATGTVPLANAAGALSARQVHENVLVVMQSNFAAVTTTGEWIDAVAAGVPLPRPSIWESTAPARA
- a CDS encoding GlxA family transcriptional regulator encodes the protein MTFHRVAVVLFDRTPMFESAVPISVFGEERPGLPSFDVRVIGGDGGSEVRTNAGVRLATPHGLDAVAESDLVIVPTYRRPPDEPPPAPALDALRAAYERGAIVAGLCLGTFVLAGAGLLGNRTASTHWAYAGLLARLHPDVSVRADDLYVDEGRILTSAGSAGGIDLCLHLVRREFGADAAAAIARRMVVAPHRAGGQAQFVEHPVPDHVAGDPLGATLDWAVRHLDRPLGADALAARALMSRRTFDRRFREATGTSPARWLLHQRVLRAQRLLETSDLPVEQVARRCGFASAVALRPHFRRLVGLSPAAYRQSFGRNPSVDG
- the gltX gene encoding glutamate--tRNA ligase — encoded protein: MTRVRFAPSPTGMFHVGGARSALFNWAIAEQSGGTFVLRIEDTDAARNRPEWTEGIISALAWIGINGGSPRFEGPYFQSAYEQQHREAAAKLLKDGKAYHCTCTRDDVKARTGSEHQGYDGHCRDLGLTEGAVRFRTPDEGVTVVDDKVRGRVEFPNSAMEDFVIVRGDGSPLFILANVVDDMEMRIDHVVRAEEHLSNTPKQQLLWKALGAEPPVWAHVPVIVNEKRQKLSKRRDKVALESYRDEGYLAEAMVNYLMLLGWGPGDDREIMPWSEMMPLFRLEDVNQAPAFFDEKKLRAFNGEYIRALPREVFAARCEPWLDPSWDRSVFARVADLVQTRVAVLSEVTANVDFLFLDEPVFDQASWDKAMKPGAAEILAGYAERLETVSWDPDSLKTALEEVGLAHGLKLGKAQAPVRVAITGRTVGLPLFESIEVLGRERSLDRLRTALARLSEAS
- a CDS encoding group I truncated hemoglobin, with protein sequence MNTSSYYDQIGGAPVVRDVVDRFYVRVLGDDDLKPYFAGVDMPRLKRHMVVLLCSVLGGPEPYEGRDLGEAHAGMGITSEHYDKVGEHLFAVLQESGVGEDILRDVGLVLGKVKSSIVAEPAETAD
- a CDS encoding fumarylacetoacetate hydrolase family protein translates to MRIARFSMGDQVAFGVVEDGGQVIARIGGHPFHGVEFTGERFPVAEVRLVAPMLPSKIIAIGKNYADHAREMGGEPPAEPVVFLKPNTTVIGPSEAIAYPAKLSERVDYEGELAVVIGRLCRDVPAERAGDVIFGYTCANDVTARDLQARDGQWTRAKGFDTFCPLGPWIETELDPADLAITTTLNGEVRQSARTSLLLHDIPALVAYVSAVMTLLPGDVILTGTPAGVGPMSVGDEVGVSIEGIGTLTNRVISRD
- the cimA gene encoding citramalate synthase codes for the protein MADDRFHVYDTTLRDGAQQEGLNLTVADKLAIARHLDGLGVGFIEGGWPGANPKDTEFFRRARTELDLKHAQLAAFGATRRAGVKAADDPLVAALRESGAPIVTLVAKSHDRHVELALRTTLEENLAMIRDTVSHLTAEGQRVFLDAEHFFDGYRSNPAYALEVLRTAAEAGASVVALCDTNGGMLPDELADVVHEAAGTGARIGIHCHDDTGCAVANTLAAVKAGATHVQGCANGYGERSGNANLFTVVANLQLKRGFDLVPPQSLRDMTRIAHAITEVTNVTPNSHQPYVGTSAFAHKAGLHASAIKVDPNLYQHIDPAEVGNDMRMLVSDMAGRASVELKGRELGYELSGEQSRRLVERVKDLEAKGHTFEAADASFELLLRDTVDGELRRYFTVESWRVIVERRPGGDVVSEATVKLHAKGERIIATGEGNGPVNALDRAVRLALEKLYPELAGVELIDFKVRILEGTHGTDAVTRVLITSSDATGEWATVGVGENVIEASWQALEQAVTYGLLRAGHSA
- a CDS encoding cyanamide hydratase, translating into MPAPIPETFPQTTAAAAALAVATRFCSPALLNHSIRSYLWGAGYAGAHGIGFDDELYYVSSLLHDLGLTETFDSHEVPVEDAGGRLAWVFCTAAGWSPDRCARAEKIIVVHMRDPVTAAEDPESHLLQVATSWDVSGRRPEEFSADDRAAVLARFPRLGFGQEFLAAFEEQARRKPGCAAAHSVAGGIGGRIAAHPLDA
- a CDS encoding antibiotic biosynthesis monooxygenase family protein translates to MPSVVKINVLTVPEEMRRELEKRFANRAGMVESADGFEWFELLRPVEGSDRYLVYTRWRSEEDFRRWQESRAFQSGHAQAAAEAGAQGHGHGQGHGQGHGHGQGPAATDSELWSFEVVESTGPKQD
- a CDS encoding globin domain-containing protein; the encoded protein is MDTQALKDSWHLVARSGDQVPLYFYSVLFLMNPDVRDMFPVSMARQRDKLVTALGQVVSNVDRVEEVVPFLQQLGRDHRKFGVTATHYPAVGQALLSTLEHFLGDRWTPQLAHDWTQAYNLVAQVMVDAANDASKVSPPWWEAEIVSHEMRTLGIAVIRARLNYQYPFRPGQSASISYAVRPRIWRFYSFANAPRQDNTIDLHVRMVDGGVLSSALVMGARRGEMLRVGAAIGERLTLSPDVQGDLLMIAGGTGLAPMKALVEQIAYEGPTRRVDLVIGARTSRELYDYESLAKMAAEHPWLNVVPVVSHDPFFRGARGYAVDVALQGWRGQHVFVCGSEEMVQATVGRLLDAGVPTEQIHFDEFTSDRGRES
- a CDS encoding heparinase II/III family protein → MLRRLSALSLSAALPLTALTALAVAAPAQARAPHRTPECQGDWLPATPTSGDVMSGKLSFLGLPAVTVGKNVDWRMDPYRNRSWQMVFQSLRWMGRLVADYESTGEKDYLSRAEEIAKDWVADNPYGGRTTSRYAWAEHPIALRAPALVCLSRYVKAGWLKNSLALHAKLLSDPENYELGHNHGLDQDIGLLRIGCRYGNPKWKNLAVSRMVKSMKLDIDGQGALREQAPRYAIYVHDRLRVAVDTIKDCGMKVPAALATRWESLPRHISAATQPNGYMVPIGDGPADVQPAAFDHAKSTVQVFDAGYVFGRTAWDDPKSAYYSIRFGPALKFHGHEDHMGVTYYAQGRSILTEAGFHSYENTPYRRWTLSPEAHNVPVIVGRKFRGHTPTALVGESVRGDRQSFTFTDRAYGVQRKRSVLVNHHEDVMAVLDSGGGKLRNLWHLAPGLKVVSNSGGRIVVADGGWKASIVQLAMPSCKAVGGQRVVSGQTSPYQGWVSPGYMRKEPAPAIVSPVAKSLLTVVVPGTDRPEVSCSGRTLIVHTPAGSVTLRASSSGTLS
- a CDS encoding DivIVA domain-containing protein gives rise to the protein MTAEMPWGSPAAERQPLTPDRVRKQEFTRTSLGRRGYSEDEVRAFLYRVAEDMAASDKEKADLRAYIDRMKQWYKEHGLNPEQSAAPQTLSVDAINILSRAQQTADAQIAEAEDYARRIVGQARQQYEELLLEAQRQAEEAANQAVGAYRAAGNGLQSAEAEELERRIAYLRTFADVTQVQLRAVLEGLAHEVDKLGHVPDQAKQLAGGSPSPSVYG